The proteins below come from a single Drosophila teissieri strain GT53w chromosome 3L, Prin_Dtei_1.1, whole genome shotgun sequence genomic window:
- the LOC122618432 gene encoding UPF0046 protein C25E10.12 — MEVPVHPLSQDPTSAWKEISKTQRVIKVTMKPPTTTVAPNKARVVCMSDTHSLTPYIKFDIPDGDIFIHAGDFTKCGQLEEVEEFNTWIGALPHRHKIVIAGNHELSFDRTFTHPFQKSKAHASSSKHTGMSILDDLPTLGNAKENLESAVQTQNVRDVLTNCRYLEDELLEIWGIQIYGSPWQPEFCRWAFNVPRGTACLDKWNQIPEGIDILVTHTPPVGHGDLCCSGVRAGCVELLSTVQQRVRPKYHVFGHVHEGYGITSDGRIIFVNASTCDINYLPNNAPIVFDVTLPPGFRKD; from the coding sequence ATGGAAGTGCCAGTGCATCCACTGAGCCAGGACCCCACGTCCGCTTGGAAGGAGATCAGCAAAACGCAGCGGGTGATCAAGGTGACGAtgaaaccacccaccaccacagTGGCTCCCAACAAGGCGCGAGTGGTTTGCATGTCCGACACGCACTCCTTGACGCCCTACATCAAGTTTGACATACCAGATGGCGATATATTCATTCATGCTGGAGATTTCACGAAGTGCGGCCAGCTGGAGGAGGTAGAGGAGTTCAACACTTGGATTGGAGCACTGCCCCATCGACACAAGATCGTGATTGCTGGCAATCATGAGCTCAGCTTCGACAGAACCTTCACTCATCCTTTCCAGAAGAGCAAAGCGCATGCTTCGAGCAGCAAGCACACTGGCATGTCCATCCTCGATGATCTGCCGACTTTGGGCAATGCCAAGGAGAATTTGGAGAGCGCTGTGCAAACGCAGAATGTCCGAGATGTGCTGACCAACTGTCGGTATTTGGAGGATGAACTGCTCGAGATTTGGGGCATTCAAATTTATGGATCACCATGGCAGCCAGAATTCTGCCGCTGGGCCTTTAATGTCCCGCGTGGGACTGCATGTTTGGACAAGTGGAATCAAATCCCGGAAGGCATCGATATTCTGGTCACCCACACGCCGCCCGTGGGTCATGGAGATCTCTGCTGTTCCGGCGTAAGAGCAGGTTGTGTGGAGCTACTCAGCACAGTTCAGCAACGAGTGCGCCCGAAATACCACGTGTTTGGACATGTGCACGAGGGCTACGGCATCACCAGCGATGGCAGGATCATCTTTGTGAATGCCTCGACCTGTGACATCAATTACCTACCCAACAATGCCCCCATCGTTTTCGATGTGACGCTGCCCCCCGGTTTTCGCAAGGACTAG
- the LOC122618495 gene encoding tubulin alpha-4 chain, which yields MREVISIQVGQCGIQIGNACWELYLLEHGINLDGSLKTKEELTASGSSASVGHDTSANDARTFFTETGNGKQVPRSIFVDLEPTVIDDVRNGCMRDLYHPEQLISGKEDAANNYARGRYSIGKEVIDRVTSRLQKIAEQCDSLQGFLIFHSLGGGTGSGFTSLLVERLSTDYNKKCKLDFAVYPSPKVSTAVVEPYNALLTTHSTMDHSDCVFMVDNEAIYDICNNSLGVDRPAYRNLNRLIAQIVSSTTASLRFSGSMNVDLNEFQTNLVPFPRIHFPLVAYAPLMSAERSAHEQHAITTLTNACFESSNMMVKCDPRSGKFMACCMLYRGDVVPKDVNAAVSAIKSKRHIQFVDWCPTGFKIGINYEKPAFVPDGDLAKTSRACCMLSNTTAISVAFSNLSYKFDLMFKKRAFVHWYVGEGMEEGEFTEARENIAVLERDFEEVGLDNAEEGGDEDFDEF from the exons atg CGCGAAGTAATCTCCATCCAGGTTGGCCAGTGCGGCATCCAGATCGGCAACGCCTGCTGGGAGCTGTACCTCCTGGAGCACGGCATCAACCTGGACGGCAGCCtgaagacgaaggaggagctgACGGCTAGCGGGAGCAGTGCCAGTGTGGGTCACGACACCTCGGCCAACGATGCTAGAACCTTCTTCACGGAGACCGGCAACGGGAAGCAAGTGCCCCGCTCGATTTTCGTCGATCTGGAACCGACGGTCATCGATGATGTGAGGAACGGCTGCATGAGGGACCTCTACCATCCGGAGCAACTGATTTCGGGAAAGGAAGATGCGGCCAATAACTATGCCCGTGGTCGTTACTCCATTGGCAAGGAGGTGATCGATAGGGTTACCTCACGGCTGCAGAAGATCGCAGAGCAGTGCGACAGCTTGCAGGGATTCCTCATCTTCCACTCGCTGGGCGGAGGAACTGGTTCGGGATTCACCTCCCTGTTGGTGGAGCGCTTGTCCACCGATTACAACAAGAAGTGCAAGCTGGACTTCGCCGTCTATCCATCGCCCAAGGTCTCCACCGCCGTGGTGGAGCCGTACAATGCCCTGCTGACCACGCACTCCACCATGGACCACTCGGACTGTGTGTTCATGGTTGACAACGAGGCCATCTACGATATATGTAACAATAGTTTGGGTGTGGACAGGCCCGCCTATAGGAATCTGAATCGTTTGATCGCCCAAATCGTGAGCTCCACAACAGCCTCTCTGCGTTTCAGTGGCTCCATGAATGTGGACCTGAATGAGTTCCAGACGAATCTGGTGCCGTTCCCCAGGATCCACTTTCCCCTGGTGGCCTATGCCCCACTGATGTCCGCCGAGAGGTCGGCCCACGAACAGCATGCCATTACCACATTGACCAATGCCTGTTTCGAGTCCTCCAATATGATGGTCAAGTGTGATCCTCGGTCGGGTAAATTCATGGCCTGCTGCATGCTATATCGGGGTGATGTGGTGCCCAAGGATGTGAATGCCGCTGTCTCGGCCATCAAGTCCAAGCGACACATCCAATTCGTGGACTGGTGTCCCACTGGTTTCAAGATAGGCATCAACTACGAGAAGCCCGCCTTTGTGCCCGACGGTGATTTGGCCAAGACCTCGAGGGCCTGCTGCATGCTGTCCAACACCACCGCCATCAGTGTGGCCTTCTCGAATCTCTCCTACAAGTTCGATCTGATGTTCAAGAAGCGCGCCTTCGTCCATTGGTACGTGGGCGAGGGCATGGAGGAGGGCGAGTTCACGGAGGCGCGGGAGAATATCGCCGTCCTGGAACGAGACTTCGAGGAGGTCGGTCTGGACAACGCCGAGGAGGGCGGCGACGAGGACTTCGATGAGTTCTAG
- the LOC122615765 gene encoding uncharacterized protein LOC122615765 — MPQSQSKSSNHLLGMEEEQQNGLDQWLKEQRIILDMKTRRSFSDVLPVAKIVKRCHPRLVDLHNYTPKNSVVLKLQSWETFSNKVLKKLGINVPRSLLEQLASAAPGAIETLFQELMAVTKCGSPRPRPMLNASPTRSQRSEVVKKLANKDSVKRTLNRSLTQVIERSASNDRRPKVLTMDMKVVVDGQVKKVAKKVVEYEHYAKALRESAEKSSYINSITQKADYLQSMIAAKNERIDELMLQMGKLSVSILSMRPTLNETEGETGSCMDLQSHSNNPSEPCCEFTT, encoded by the coding sequence ATGCCCCAATCGCAATCCAAGTCCTCAAATCACTTGCTAGGtatggaggaggagcagcagaacgGCCTGGACCAGTGGCTAAAGGAGCAGCGCATTATCCTGGATATGAAAACTCGCCGTTCATTCTCGGATGTTTTGCCAGTGGCCAAGATTGTCAAGCGTTGTCATCCTCGCCTGGTGGATCTGCACAATTATACGCCCAAAAACAGCGTGGTGCTGAAACTCCAGAGCTGGGAGACCTTTAGCAACAAGGTTCTAAAGAAGTTGGGCATCAATGTGCCACGTTCGTTGCTGGAGCAACTGGCGTCAGCAGCACCAGGAGCCATAGAAACGCTGTTCCAGGAACTGATGGCGGTGACCAAGTGCGGTAGTCCCAGGCCAAGACCCATGTTGAATGCATCACCAACGCGTTCCCAGAGGAGCGAGGTGGTCAAAAAATTGGCTAATAAGGATTCTGTGAAACGCACGCTCAACCGATCCCTCACCCAAGTGATCGAGCGCTCTGCCTCCAATGATAGACGACCCAAGGTGCTGACCATGGACATGAAGGTCGTGGTCGATGGCCAGGTCAAGAAGGTTGCCAAGAAAGTAGTGGAATACGAACACTACGCCAAGGCCTTACGGGAGAGTGCCGAGAAGTCGTCCTACATCAACTCCATCACCCAGAAAGCTGACTACCTGCAGAGCATGATTGCCGCCAAGAATGAGCGCATAGATGAGCTAATGCTCCAAATGGGCAAACTGTCGGTTAGCATTCTTTCCATGCGACCCACGCTCAACGAAACCGAGGGCGAAACTGGAAGTTGTATGGACCTCCAATCCCATTCGAATAACCCCTCTGAACCCTGCTGTGAATTCACTACCTAG